In Xiphophorus hellerii strain 12219 chromosome 13, Xiphophorus_hellerii-4.1, whole genome shotgun sequence, the following proteins share a genomic window:
- the LOC116730802 gene encoding septin-7-like isoform X1: MSSSEVLVGEVEGNGDIMAQQKNLEGYVGFANLPNQVYRKSVKRGFEFTLMVVGESGLGKSTLINSLFLTDLYSPEYPGPSHRIKKTVQVEQSQVLIKEGGVHLLLTIVDTPGFGDAVDNSNCWQPVTDYIDNKFEDFLNSESRVNRRLMPDSRVHCCLYFIAPSGHGLKPLDIEFMKRLHEKVNVIPLIAKADTMTPEECQQFKKQIMKEIHEHKIKIYDFPETDNEEEMKMIRKIKDRLPLAVVGSNTIIEVNGKRVRGRQYPWGVAEVENGDHCDFTILRNMLIRTHMQDLKDVTNNVHYENYRSRKLAAVTYNGVDNNKNKGQLTKPDTPDDMSPLAQMEEERREHVAKMKKMELEMEQVFDMKVKEKVQKLQDSEVELQKRHEQMKKNLQAQYKELEEKRRQFEEEVNTWETHQRILEQQKLELNRTIDKGKKKKIF; this comes from the exons CAACAGAAGAACCTGGAGGGCTACGTGGGTTTTGCTAATCTCCCCAACCAAGTTTACAGGAAGTCAGTGAAGAGAGGCTTTGAGTTCACTCTGATGGTTGTGG GAGAATCTGGCCTGGGGAAGTCCACGCTGATCAACTCGCTCTTTCTCACCGACCTGTACTCCCCAGAATACCCCGGTCCTTCCCACAGGATCAAAAAAACTGTCCAG GTGGAGCAGTCCCAGGTTCTGATAAAGGAAGGAGGGGTCCACCTTCTGCTGACCATCGTTGACACGCCTGGCTTTGGGGACGCCGTAGACAACAGTAACTG CTGGCAGCCGGTGACCGACTACATCGACAATAAGTTTGAAGACTTCCTCAACTCAGAGTCGCGGGTCAACAGACGGCTGATGCCGGACAGCAGAGTGCACTGCTGCCTGTACTTCATCGCTCCGTCTGGTCATGG GCTGAAGCCGCTAGACATTGAATTTATGAAGCGGTTACATGAAAAAGTCAACGTCATTCCCCTCATCGCCAAAGCTGACACAATGACTCCGGAAGAGTGTCAACAGTTCAAAAAACAG ATCATGAAAGAAATCCATGAgcataaaatcaaaatctacGACTTCCCAGAGACGGACAATGAGGAGGAGATGAAGATGATCAGAAAAATCAAG GATCGTTTGCCTCTCGCTGTAGTTGGCAGCAACACGATCATCGAGGTCAACGGGAAGCGGGTCCGGGGCAGGCAGTACCCCTGGGGCGTGGCTGAAG TTGAAAATGGAGACCACTGTGATTTTACTATTCTTCGTAACATGCTGATAAG GACTCATATGCAGGACCTGAAGGATGTCACTAACAACGTCCACTATGAGAACTACCGCAGCAGGAAGCTGGCTGCTGTCACCTATAATGGTGTTGACAACAATAAGAACAAGGGCCAGCTAACCAA acCTGACACACCTGATGACAT gagcCCCCTAGCTCAAATGGAGGAGGAGCGGCGCGAGCACGTGGCCAAGATGAAGAAGATGGAGCTGGAAATGGAGCAAGTGTTTGACATGAAGGTCAAAGAGAAGGTCCAGAAGCTCCAAGACTCTGAAGTGGAG ctccagaaGCGTCATGAGCAGATGAAGAAAAACCTGCAAGCTCAGTACAAAGAGCTGGAAGAGAAGCGGCGTCAGTTTGAGGAGGAGGTGAACACCTGGGAGACCCACCAGAGGATCCTGGAGCAGCAGAAGCTAGAACTTAACAG GACCATTGACAAgggcaagaagaagaagatctTTTAA
- the LOC116730802 gene encoding septin-7-like isoform X2, translating into MSSSEVLVGEVEGNGDIMAQQKNLEGYVGFANLPNQVYRKSVKRGFEFTLMVVGESGLGKSTLINSLFLTDLYSPEYPGPSHRIKKTVQVEQSQVLIKEGGVHLLLTIVDTPGFGDAVDNSNCWQPVTDYIDNKFEDFLNSESRVNRRLMPDSRVHCCLYFIAPSGHGLKPLDIEFMKRLHEKVNVIPLIAKADTMTPEECQQFKKQIMKEIHEHKIKIYDFPETDNEEEMKMIRKIKDRLPLAVVGSNTIIEVNGKRVRGRQYPWGVAEVENGDHCDFTILRNMLIRTHMQDLKDVTNNVHYENYRSRKLAAVTYNGVDNNKNKGQLTKSPLAQMEEERREHVAKMKKMELEMEQVFDMKVKEKVQKLQDSEVELQKRHEQMKKNLQAQYKELEEKRRQFEEEVNTWETHQRILEQQKLELNRTIDKGKKKKIF; encoded by the exons CAACAGAAGAACCTGGAGGGCTACGTGGGTTTTGCTAATCTCCCCAACCAAGTTTACAGGAAGTCAGTGAAGAGAGGCTTTGAGTTCACTCTGATGGTTGTGG GAGAATCTGGCCTGGGGAAGTCCACGCTGATCAACTCGCTCTTTCTCACCGACCTGTACTCCCCAGAATACCCCGGTCCTTCCCACAGGATCAAAAAAACTGTCCAG GTGGAGCAGTCCCAGGTTCTGATAAAGGAAGGAGGGGTCCACCTTCTGCTGACCATCGTTGACACGCCTGGCTTTGGGGACGCCGTAGACAACAGTAACTG CTGGCAGCCGGTGACCGACTACATCGACAATAAGTTTGAAGACTTCCTCAACTCAGAGTCGCGGGTCAACAGACGGCTGATGCCGGACAGCAGAGTGCACTGCTGCCTGTACTTCATCGCTCCGTCTGGTCATGG GCTGAAGCCGCTAGACATTGAATTTATGAAGCGGTTACATGAAAAAGTCAACGTCATTCCCCTCATCGCCAAAGCTGACACAATGACTCCGGAAGAGTGTCAACAGTTCAAAAAACAG ATCATGAAAGAAATCCATGAgcataaaatcaaaatctacGACTTCCCAGAGACGGACAATGAGGAGGAGATGAAGATGATCAGAAAAATCAAG GATCGTTTGCCTCTCGCTGTAGTTGGCAGCAACACGATCATCGAGGTCAACGGGAAGCGGGTCCGGGGCAGGCAGTACCCCTGGGGCGTGGCTGAAG TTGAAAATGGAGACCACTGTGATTTTACTATTCTTCGTAACATGCTGATAAG GACTCATATGCAGGACCTGAAGGATGTCACTAACAACGTCCACTATGAGAACTACCGCAGCAGGAAGCTGGCTGCTGTCACCTATAATGGTGTTGACAACAATAAGAACAAGGGCCAGCTAACCAA gagcCCCCTAGCTCAAATGGAGGAGGAGCGGCGCGAGCACGTGGCCAAGATGAAGAAGATGGAGCTGGAAATGGAGCAAGTGTTTGACATGAAGGTCAAAGAGAAGGTCCAGAAGCTCCAAGACTCTGAAGTGGAG ctccagaaGCGTCATGAGCAGATGAAGAAAAACCTGCAAGCTCAGTACAAAGAGCTGGAAGAGAAGCGGCGTCAGTTTGAGGAGGAGGTGAACACCTGGGAGACCCACCAGAGGATCCTGGAGCAGCAGAAGCTAGAACTTAACAG GACCATTGACAAgggcaagaagaagaagatctTTTAA